The window GCGCGAGGCGGATTGGGACAGGATCTCGCGCGTGGCCGCCTCGGCGGCCTGCATGATGTCATCGGGGTAGCGGCGCAGCTGGGTGCCGCCGGCGACGAGCCGCTGCAGGGCCTCGGGGTTCTTCATGTCGTAAATGGTCTGCGTCCCGTTTGCCGCGTAGACGGCGGCCACTTCGAACGCCTGCTGATAGGAGGGGGGCAGCTGGTCCCACGCCTGGCGGTTGACCATGAACGACATGGACGGGCCGGGTTCCCACCAGCCCGGGTAATAGTAGAACTGAGCTGCATTGTGGAAGCCCAGCTTCTCATCGTCGTACGGGCCCACCCACTCCGTCGCGTCGATCGCGCCGCGCTCGAGCGCCGGGTAGATCTCGCTCCCTCCCAGGTTCTGGACGGTGACACCGAGACGATTCATCACGGCGCCGCCCAAACCGGGAATGCGCATCTTGAGCCCTGGCAGATCCGCCATACTGCGGATCTCGCGCTTGAACCAGCCACCCATCTGCGTTCCTGTATTGCCCGCCGGGAACGTGGTGACGCCGAAGTCGGCGTATAGCTCGCGCATGAGGTCGAGGCCGCCGCCCTCGTAGAGCCACGCCGACTGCTGGCGCGACGTGAGGCCGAACGGCACGCATGTATCGAACGCGAGCGCCTCGTTCTTGCCGGTGTAGTAGTAGCCGGCGCTGTGGCCGACCTGCACGGTGCCCTGCTGCGCGGCGTCGAGCACCTGGAACGGGGGGACGAGCTCGCCCGCGGCATAGGGCCGGATGCGGAATCGACCTTCCGTCAGCGACTCCAGCTTCTCGGCGAGCCGCTCCGAGCTGCCGTAGAGCGCGTCGAGACCGCGCGGGA of the Longimicrobiales bacterium genome contains:
- the dctP gene encoding TRAP transporter substrate-binding protein DctP, producing MDRDDVVRGETLGRRAFVGKAAVGAAAVAAGAASACSGPGEGAPAVQTTRNVVWRLASSFPRGLDALYGSSERLAEKLESLTEGRFRIRPYAAGELVPPFQVLDAAQQGTVQVGHSAGYYYTGKNEALAFDTCVPFGLTSRQQSAWLYEGGGLDLMRELYADFGVTTFPAGNTGTQMGGWFKREIRSMADLPGLKMRIPGLGGAVMNRLGVTVQNLGGSEIYPALERGAIDATEWVGPYDDEKLGFHNAAQFYYYPGWWEPGPSMSFMVNRQAWDQLPPSYQQAFEVAAVYAANGTQTIYDMKNPEALQRLVAGGTQLRRYPDDIMQAAEAATREILSQSASR